A section of the Candidatus Methylomirabilota bacterium genome encodes:
- a CDS encoding helix-turn-helix transcriptional regulator, which translates to MRLKRLREEKHLSQEALAKKARVTREYVNKLEAGKHDPTLGVLQRLAKALGVPVTELLE; encoded by the coding sequence ATGAGGTTGAAAAGGCTCCGCGAGGAGAAGCACCTGAGCCAAGAGGCGCTGGCCAAGAAGGCTAGGGTCACCCGTGAGTACGTAAACAAGCTTGAGGCAGGGAAGCACGACCCGACGCTGGGCGTGCTCCAGCGCCTCGCGAAGGCCCTTGGCGTGCCGGTGACGGAGCTGTTGGAGTAG
- a CDS encoding ATP-binding protein, which yields MTIGIEAASADVLAGGRYVVVRGILIAGLLAVALSVGTAFVGGRLAQGQLDTLRHYLRRLADAPGMNLPAMPRLRIRELERIGQNARAMAETIKVRQEELEVLFALDRALAQGNRVEDIVRLAVEHVLPLLGFAAAAAFLLDPRGKTLRLIHARELPPAVEAGIATIPVGAGAAGRAVSERRALVVPVQAYPGELIPRGAVAIREAGFQSIASTPMVAHGVAFGALSLLSRQPVPSTDSMLALLTSVGTQLGLAVSHAVDRERVIVHERLAALGRLAAGVAHELRNPMMVVSGRMHLLRTQLEATGSLQRERALSHLSRLGDAVERMHRIVEGLSTYGKPPKAEPQWLEVGPLLAAIHELVAYAARKAGVTVAAEVGPDLPPVRADRSQLMQILLNLATNAIEAMGEAGGQLVLRARVDDDHRENAARSVIVEVSDTGPGIPPDALETIWEPFYTTKPEGTGLGLSIVRSLVAEQPGAGITVHSEPGQGTTFRLTMPPAPPSGHPMP from the coding sequence ATGACGATTGGCATCGAAGCGGCTTCGGCTGACGTCCTGGCCGGCGGCCGGTATGTCGTCGTGCGCGGAATTCTCATCGCCGGGCTCCTGGCCGTCGCGCTGAGCGTGGGGACGGCCTTCGTCGGAGGACGGCTCGCGCAGGGGCAACTCGACACGCTCCGGCACTATTTGCGCCGCTTAGCCGACGCTCCGGGCATGAATCTGCCGGCGATGCCTCGGCTGCGTATCCGCGAGCTCGAGCGAATCGGTCAGAATGCTCGGGCGATGGCGGAGACGATCAAGGTGCGGCAAGAAGAGCTGGAAGTGCTCTTTGCGCTGGACCGGGCGCTAGCGCAAGGCAACCGGGTCGAGGACATCGTCCGCCTCGCGGTCGAGCATGTCCTGCCCCTGCTCGGTTTCGCCGCCGCCGCCGCGTTCCTCCTCGACCCGCGAGGCAAGACGCTCCGCCTCATCCATGCGAGGGAGCTGCCGCCGGCCGTGGAGGCGGGCATCGCCACGATCCCGGTCGGAGCAGGGGCAGCGGGGCGAGCGGTGAGCGAGCGGCGGGCGCTCGTGGTCCCGGTGCAGGCGTACCCCGGCGAGCTCATCCCGCGCGGGGCTGTCGCCATCCGAGAGGCCGGGTTTCAGAGTATTGCCTCGACCCCGATGGTGGCCCACGGCGTGGCGTTCGGGGCACTGAGCCTCCTGAGTCGGCAGCCGGTGCCATCGACGGATTCGATGCTCGCGCTCCTCACGTCGGTGGGGACACAGCTCGGCCTTGCGGTATCCCACGCCGTGGACCGCGAGCGCGTGATCGTCCACGAGCGCCTCGCTGCGCTGGGCCGGCTCGCGGCCGGAGTCGCGCATGAGTTGCGGAATCCGATGATGGTGGTCTCCGGGCGGATGCATCTCCTGCGGACGCAACTTGAGGCCACCGGCTCGCTCCAGCGGGAGCGCGCGCTCAGCCACCTGAGCCGCTTGGGCGATGCGGTGGAGCGAATGCATCGAATCGTCGAGGGCTTGTCGACCTATGGCAAGCCGCCGAAGGCGGAACCCCAATGGCTCGAGGTGGGGCCCTTGCTCGCGGCCATCCACGAACTCGTTGCATACGCGGCTCGCAAGGCCGGCGTGACGGTAGCCGCGGAGGTCGGGCCGGACCTTCCGCCCGTGCGAGCCGATCGAAGTCAGCTCATGCAGATCCTCCTCAACCTCGCGACGAACGCGATCGAGGCGATGGGGGAGGCCGGCGGGCAACTCGTGCTCCGGGCACGGGTTGACGACGACCATCGTGAGAATGCCGCCCGATCCGTCATCGTGGAGGTGTCGGACACAGGTCCCGGAATTCCCCCCGATGCGCTCGAGACGATCTGGGAACCGTTCTACACCACCAAGCCCGAGGGGACGGGTCTCGGCCTCTCCATCGTCCGGTCGCTGGTCGCCGAGCAGCCCGGGGCCGGGATCACGGTGCACAGCGAGCCCGGCCAGGGCACGACGTTCCGGC